The Vicinamibacterales bacterium genomic sequence AGCTGGTGGACGTCGTCATGGCCGAACTGCGGCGGCTGAAGTCGGAGCCGCTGGCCCCTGGCGAGCTGCAGCGCGCCAAGGACCATCTGAAGGGCAGCCTGATGTTGAGCCTTGAAAGCACTTCGAGCCGGATGACGCACCTCGCGCGTCAGGAGATCTACGGAGACACCGACGAGTCGCTCGACGGCATGCTCCGGGCAATCGACGGCGTCACCGAGGCCGACGTGCTCCAGGTGGCGCATCGCCTGTTCCCGACCGGTTCGCTGGGCCTGACGGTGCTCGGCGGCGGCGCGCTCCATACCGTCGCTCCCGGACAGCTCGCGCTCGCATGATTCGCCGATACACACACCCCGACATGGGGCGGATCTGGACCGACCAGCGCCGGTACGAGACCTGGCTGGCCGTGGAACTCGCCGCCGCCGACGCCATGGCTGCCGCCGGTCTCGTTCCCGCTGACGCCGCCACCGACCTGCGGGCGCGGGCCCGATTCGACATCGCGCGAATCGAGGAGATCGAGAAGACGACGCAGCACGACGTGATCGCCTTCACCACGGCCGTCGCCGAGCACGTCGGACCGTCGGCGCGGTGGCTGCACTTCGGGCTGACCTCGTCGGACGTCGTGGACACGGCGCAGGCGCTCCAGATGGTCGAGGCGTCGGACCTCGTGCTGTCGCTGCTCGGCGAACTCCGGCGGGCCGTGCAGGCGCGCGCCGAGGAGCACAAGCGCACGCCCATGATCGGCCGCACCCACGGCGTGCACGCGGAGCCCATGACCTTCGGGCTCAAGCTGGCGCTCTGGCACGATCAGCTCGGACGGGACGTCGAGCGGGTGACCCGTGCCAGGGCAGGCGTGGCGGTCGGCAAGATTTCGGGGGCGGTGGGGACGTTCGCCCACCTCGATCCGGCCATCGAGGCCGACGTGTGCCGCCGGCTGGGCCTGGCGGCGGCGCCCATCTCCACGCAGGTGATCCAGCGTGACCGCCACGCCGAGCTCCTCTCGGCGCTCGCGCTCACCGCCGCGTCGCTCGAGACGTTCGCCCTGGAGATCCGTGGCCTGCAGAAGACCGAGATTGGCGAGGTGGAGGAACCGTTCG encodes the following:
- the purB gene encoding adenylosuccinate lyase, coding for MIRRYTHPDMGRIWTDQRRYETWLAVELAAADAMAAAGLVPADAATDLRARARFDIARIEEIEKTTQHDVIAFTTAVAEHVGPSARWLHFGLTSSDVVDTAQALQMVEASDLVLSLLGELRRAVQARAEEHKRTPMIGRTHGVHAEPMTFGLKLALWHDQLGRDVERVTRARAGVAVGKISGAVGTFAHLDPAIEADVCRRLGLAAAPISTQVIQRDRHAELLSALALTAASLETFALEIRGLQKTEIGEVEEPFAKGQKGSSAMPHKRNPIGCEQIVGLARLLRANAMAAFENVALWHERDISHSSVERVILPDSFIALDHMLRRFTRIVSGMVVYPDRMRENLDRSRGVVFSGQVLLELARRGISREQAYEWVQRNAMRSFHERVGFKALLLADADIMRVLGAAEIERAFDLDEQLRNVDAIFARVFDAPRA